A region of the Bradysia coprophila strain Holo2 unplaced genomic scaffold, BU_Bcop_v1 contig_232, whole genome shotgun sequence genome:
ACTAGTTGTAAGAATAGTGTAATTCAATAACAAAACCGTCGACACTGTATATCTAAACTAGAAAGACAACTTTGTGTTTAGTACAGACAGTAGTGAATGCAACCGGTTATCAAAAACCGGTAGAAAACCGGTTGGTTGTAAATTGACAACGTTAAAAATTAAACGTACAGCGGTGTACCAAATATAGATTATCGGTAATTTACCGgtaaattttctcgaaaatttcggtaataCCGTTTACCGGTATTTAAAAAAGAGACGGTAATTGCATTCACAGTGGTTTGTATATGTATAGTGTCCATCAACGGTTTTCATGAAACCAATGAGCAGAGCCTTTTACTGGTAAATTCATATaccgaatttactgaaatctacctaaaatttaccgaaaatttcgaGGGGCAAATCACTCTTTAGATCATTTTGGAGCGATTACCCCCTCGgaaaatttagtgaatttatcaaaacaaaaattcggtaAACTTTCGATAAATTTCAGTGAACTTCGGTAAATTTACCAATAACATCCGCCAATGATATAACCCAGTATGTATAAGGGGTCATACCAAGGAAATTATATACTGATAGAAGGTGGATATCGAACAAGAAATGCGATATCAACACCTCGCGAGATTTTTGACATTAGGCGAGATAAATCGGATTTTTAGACATTCCAACGTCTCAACGATAAAagtaagaaattttgtttcaatgtctcgttACGGCTTTCCAATAAATTCAAGAAAGTAGTTTGCATTTTTGGTTCTTCAATAAACGAGAGAAAGGAGTAATAGCCTTGCGCTGTGGGTGAGCTCTAGTGTTGCCTTTGGTCCGTTGCTAAATCGCAACGTATAAAAAAACTGGGCACGGCCCCTATCTACTCGCATTTCTTGTTCGATATCAGTATATACATTCATTGGGTCATACCGTCTTAGAACACGTTATATCTCTACTTTTTATATTCAAGTTTTAATGAACTAAACTAATTGAAACTTATGAAGCACTTGAAGCGTATAATATGATTCACAAATATAGGGCACTCGACGAATCCCTGAgaaagagaaatgaaaaatgtgaataGACTCATTATACATGTATACATTCACTGCGGTCAGACAATTTCGCAAGAATCGagctttttacatttttcattcattgacTCATCACTAGTCAGCTGATTTCTGAcagtttatttttcttgtgttCAATCATCGATGTTCAAGTTCACTTGATATAAGTATCTAATGTGCATTGCACGTTGTACGAACCAGATGCAGATTGATTTCTGTTATCAGAACTACAAATAGAAtctttacaatttaaaaaaaaaaattgtttgccaaCACAGACTGTACTAACACTCGAATTTGTTGTTTATTGTCTTTAGACTCGTCACTACACCTGTTTTGTTTACACCTTCAATTATATTTATTCGTTCTCCTTTTCCCGCATAgtggaaatttgattttctttattcaaATCAAGAGATACAATTTCGCTCCAAGGTGATTAAGGGGAAAACCTAGCCATAACACTAAATGACGATgaatgataaaattaaaatcagaaCAAAGCAGTGTTGGGCAGGGCAGTGTTGGGAAtttaaaattctgatttttttctaggaatttcagaaattttcggaattttgcataatttaaaTTCAGAAAACTAAGCCCTGCGGTTGGTTGACTCTTTATGCTTTTTGTTCCAACAGTATGGTCTCACTAGCGCTTCTGAGGCCGTGTTTACAGATGATCATATGATCCAATATCAGACTGAGTATTAGCAACGCATTCTGAACTTTCCGATCGGCCAATTCATGTTTGCTGAGCTTAACATCGCCGTTTAGCGTTATGGTATCTTCGAGATTTTGTACACTTTTTCTAACCGGCTCGTCGTCAACTGCTATTTTCCTACCGTTTCCATCACCCGCATTGAATTTCTCCACGTACAGCTCACAGGCACATTCGAGATTGTTAAGGGCATTGTTCACTGCACTCACCAGTTCAGTGCCGATTACTGGCGTGTAATATGTCGCGATCCCTCTGTACGCTTTCATTAGAATGGGTAACACTCGATAGAACTCGTTAATGATACCTTGTGCACTCTGTTCGGCTATTTTAATCCGGCTAAAAGCTTCTAAGACTGTAGTCGCTCCTGTTGACAGAATTTCTGACCTTGAATTGCTGGAATCAACGAGTTTGGTCAGGAGAGCTTGAAATGTCTCTACCACCAATTCAGCTTCGCCCGACACCTCGCTGGGAAATGAACCGAAAGTTATGATGATGTCATTGTAATACTTCTGCACTCCGTTCAACCAATGCGGTGTGGACTTGCAAGCAGTTTTTCTCCacacattttctatgttaaaaGATTCGTCCTTTTCCACCCTTGCCGCGCAGTTAGTCTGGATATGAAGAAGTGGGATAAACAAGAAGGAGAAGacgagaaaatttcaaaaatccttACCACAAAGACGAAAGTGATGAGCAGACTGAGTTTCAAAATCATCGTCGAAATACGACTCAATATATCGACGAGTCAACTGAATGTGAGCGCTCTTAATGAGTACAACTGCGTTTAACTTGTTTTTCATTAGATGTTGTGGAAATGTTGGCACAAATATGATAGAAATTGTGAGAGATTGTTTGACCTTTGCCGTTTGCTCGGATCAGCAAATCTAACAACAGCAAGAATCAGCAACATTTTTACAGCATGTCTTGTCagcacaaaattgatttacttCCGTTTGTTTTCACATTCGAACCTCTTCAGATTCGGTACGCAATACTTTGGTCAAGACAGTTAACACGGTCATACACTTCGTGGTGAGTGCTGTGAAAGTATACGAACAATTTGCCCCAAAAAGGGAGAAATTTTCCTGTTGGTCTGTCATCACGATAACTCGTAATCGACTTCTTCCCTGACAGGCAATCGATAAAGTGGTTCCGTAGATATGACCCGTAAGAAGTGTAATTTGCAGAGTGTTTTCTGCGGAAGAACCCAACGTACTCAACAATGGTGTTTCCATCACGATAAGAAACCTCAAACGCACGATGTTTGTTTACTATATTTCGTCGTCGTGTTTTGGTTTGCTGATAAATCGTTTTGCTTAGCTGTGATTGAAATTGATGAGTCTTCCGTTTTATCTGCGTGTCACAGTGTGACAGCATGGTATTTGAACCAATGATTGTTTTATCACATTTCGGACAAACTTCAATTGAATCGACTGTAGAATtctgatcaaaataaatttgcgttCGCAAATGTGCAATTTGGAAAGAGAAAACGAATAGTAAAGTAACTGACAGCTGCCTAAACGGATTTTAAAATCTAATTGATGAGTTGGAACGATGATGTGGAACGTTATCTTCAtcggaataaaatcaaaatattttgatgagaAATCGCGCGTTCTCACCTAATCTTAATCttaattcaattgaatgaTTGATTGAAACTGAGCTGCACACTGCAGAAACAAAATATATGTTCAAGGAGCGAGATACACAAATGCTCGAGTGAACTTTATTTTCTACCCGCcctatgcgaaagttgactatTACTCAGCAATTtgccccctgcgaaaatggttCATTACATGTGGACTatttttcggttattttgTTTCGCATAAGTTTTCCCAACTTTCGCATGAGGCGGGGAAGGTTGTAAACCAGATTATTTGGACGCTGGTACGTACTTCATTTCttcggaacaattttttgacacTCGAAAACTCActtttgtgtttttgagctACTGGATTTGACAAGTGAAGTTGTGTCGCTCTCGGCTCGAATATACAAACTTTActcttccaaaaaaaaacttctccgaagcttgttgctcaaaaacataaaagtgaGTTCGTGAGGATCATAAAGTTGTTACCCCAtgcaatgaattactttcgcagcatacAATGTAATACACAATTTCAATGTACCTAGAAGTagaagtttttcatttttatgatgTTCCGTAATGCTTGGATGCAATTTCGAATATAACTTCAAAAGATAAGAGTTGATGTAATGGATCGTTTTCGCAGGGGTCAAACTTTCGCATTGGGCAGGCAATTTTCTTTCGGAAAGTTTATTCGAAATTATGGGCTTTAGTCCGTCAGAAGATGATGAGCATAATCGATCGAATTAGTCCGGAGATATGGTTGAAAAGTGCCATGTTAGAGTTAGAGGCGTTCTCAAGGCTTTTCGTAAATGTTTTCGGACTAACACCATTTCACGACCAATAACAAGTTCGGTATGAACCACGTCTGGAGGTATGCAAATACTATCTAAGGAAACTTTTGTACTTAATTGATATcgcgcctaaatgtaggctggCATAGAAATTCGTCGTATATTTGATACTGTTGGGATAGGATTAAAAGTCGGTCTATTctatctgtcaaagtgacatttaaaacgtcaaactaaagtaaatatgaaaattggtCACAAAGTCGATTACGTTgaagttaattgcggcttgtcaactttcgacaccctggactttacttaaatcgtcgaggaatgcctccaaataaatttctaaaaatctagaattccgttttggatttttagaaatttatttggaggcattcctcgacgatttaagtaaagtccagggtgccgaaagttgacaagccgcaattaacttcAACGTGTAAATTATTGTTAATTCTCttacgtataaacagttttgattgtatttgaaaaacagctgaagcaaattcatgatgaaatttcattacCTCTGACTGAACTGAAGtagaattaaagaaaaaatcaacaactttTAGATCACCTCGCTAATTAAGttttgtttgacgtttaaaacgtcactttgacggATGGAACAGAATGACTTTTGACCCGAACAGTCTCATTTGGACAATGTTTTTTGAGTCATTCCGCGTGTGCAActaatgttttcttcccgaTAACCGAGTCGAAATTTTCCGGTAACCGAAATCATTCCCGCTacttttcccaattttttgttCAGCAATCATTCGCTTTCCCGGTTACCTgcaatttttctataaaaatttcttggtATCGTGGACACCTCAGACACATAATTTGCGCGAAGCATTCAGTGTTTGACATCGTTGCAGCAACCGCACACTTCAACTACCCAAATTGAGTAAAGTTTGAGTGGAAATTGAGTTCCAgtggaattgtctgacacgggTATCGAACCTGGATCATTTTGATGGAAAGCCAGTATTTAATCAGCCATTCCGTCCTATATATTGACAGTTGTTATTCAGGTAATCAACAAAAGGTCTTGACGACCAATcatcgcaaaaaaaagtttttgaaaatttttaccgATCAGGAAATTGGTCATTGATCAGGCAC
Encoded here:
- the LOC119076135 gene encoding uncharacterized protein LOC119076135; translated protein: MILKLSLLITFVFVTNCAARVEKDESFNIENVWRKTACKSTPHWLNGVQKYYNDIIITFGSFPSEVSGEAELVVETFQALLTKLVDSSNSRSEILSTGATTVLEAFSRIKIAEQSAQGIINEFYRVLPILMKAYRGIATYYTPVIGTELVSAVNNALNNLECACELYVEKFNAGDGNGRKIAVDDEPVRKSVQNLEDTITLNGDVKLSKHELADRKVQNALLILSLILDHMIICKHGLRSASETILLEQKA